In one window of Miscanthus floridulus cultivar M001 chromosome 12, ASM1932011v1, whole genome shotgun sequence DNA:
- the LOC136497409 gene encoding aldehyde dehydrogenase family 3 member F1-like: protein MGTTKAADGAGALLDLGETVRELREAYEGGRTRSVAWRQAQLRGLLRLLQEKEAEAFQALRTDLGKHHAEAYRDEVGLLIKSTNGALRQLGKWMTPEKVWVPLIAFPATAQVVPEPLGVVLVFSCWNVPLGLSLEPLIGAIAAGNAVALKPSELSPCTSRFLADNIGRYMDSSAVKVVQGGPEVGEQLMEHRWDKVLFTGSPRIARAVMAAASRHLTPVALELGGKCPCIFDAMGSARVLQISVNRIIAGKWSSCAGQACIAIDYVLVEERFAPILIKVLKSTLKRFFQETDHMARIVNKRHFERLSNLLEDRSVAPSVLHGGSMDAKNLYIEPTILLNPPLDSAIMTEEIFGPLLPIITVKKIEDSIAFVKAMPKPLAIYAFTRDAALRRRIVDETSSGSVTFNDAVVQYAIDGLPFGGVGQSGFGQYHGKYSFEMFSHKKAVMKRGYLVELTLRYPPWDESKVTLMRYLYRFNYFAFVLSFLGLRR from the exons ATGGGCACCACCAAGGCGGCGGATGGCGCCGGCGCGCTGCTGGACCTTGGGGAGACTGTGCGCGAGCTGCGGGAGGCGTACGAGGGCGGGAGGACCCGGAGCGTGGCGTGGCGGCAGGCGCAGCTCCGGGGCCTCCTCCGGCTCCTCCAGGAGAAGGAGGCGGAGGCGTTCCAGGCGCTCCGCACGGATCTCGGCAAGCACCACGCCGAGGCCTACAGGGACGAG GTCGGGCTGCTCATCAAGTCCACCAACGGCGCGCTGCGGCAGCTCGGCAAATGGATGACGCCGGAGAAG GTGTGGGTTCCGCTGATCGCTTTTCCGGCGACCGCGCAGGTGGTGCCGGAGCCGCTCGGGGTCGTCCTCGTCTTCTCCTGCTGGAACGTCCCCTTGG GCCTATCACTGGAGCCGCTGATCGGGGCGATAGCGGCCGGGAACGCCGTGGCCCTGAAGCCGTCGGAGCTCTCGCCGTGCACCTCCAGGTTCCTGGCCGACAACATCGGGAGGTACATGGACTCCTCCGCGGTGAAGGTCGTCCAGGGCGGCCCGGAGGTCGGGGAGCAGCTCATGGAACACCGCTGGGACAAGGTCCTCTTCACCG GGAGCCCGCGCATCGCGCGCGCCGTGATGGCCGCGGCGTCCAGGCACCTGACGCCCGTCGCGCTGGAGCTGGGCGGCAAGTGCCCGTGCATCTTCGACGCCATGGGCAGTGCCCGGGTCCTGCAGATCTCGGTGAACCGCATCATCGCGGGCAAGTGGTCGTCCTGCGCCGGACAGGCCTGCATCGCCATCGACTACGTGCTCGTCGAGGAGCGCTTCGCGCCCATCCTG ATCAAGGTGCTCAAGTCGACGCTGAAGAGGTTCTTCCAGGAAACGGATCACATGGCACGGATCGTGAACAAGCGCCACTTCGAGAGGCTGAGTAACCTTCTGGAAGACAGATCCGTGGCACCGTCCGTCCTGCATGGCGGCTCCATGGATGCCAAGAACTT GTACATTGAGCCCACGATACTGCTAAACCCACCGCTGGACTCCGCGATCATGACCGAGGAGATATTCGGCCCCCTGCTCCCGATCATCACG GTCAAGAAGATCGAGGACAGCATCGCCTTCGTGAAGGCCATGCCGAAGCCGCTCGCCATCTACGCGTTCACCCGGGACGCCGCGCTGCGGCGACGGATCGTGGACGAGACGTCGTCCGGGAGCGTCACCTTTAACGACGCGGTAGTACAG TACGCGATCGACGGGCTCCCGTTCGGCGGCGTCGGGCAGAGCGGGTTCGGGCAGTACCATGGGAAGTACTCGTTCGAGATGTTCAGCCACAAGAAGGCGGTCATGAAGCGGGGCTACCTCGTGGAGCTGACACTCAGGTACCCTCCGTGGGACGAGAGCAAGGTCACCCTGATGCGCTACCTCTACCGCTTCAACTACTTCGCGTTCGTTCTCTCCTTCCTCGGGCTCAGGAGATGA